The sequence below is a genomic window from Cicer arietinum cultivar CDC Frontier isolate Library 1 chromosome 6, Cicar.CDCFrontier_v2.0, whole genome shotgun sequence.
taattatagatgatttaaacacataaataaaatagttaaagtaaaaaataaattaattacggATGAAGAAAGTGCTCGAAAAGCCAAGCTCGAAGAATTGAAACAGAACGTTCGGGGAGACCACGCTGTGGTCTCCAAGGATGTGTTTCCATCATGTTGATTTGTTGAAATGCTCTTTGTTGTCTTAAAACTCTGTCTAAGATTTTAAGCCTAGGTGTTTCACCCTTTGTTGTTCCAGGTGCAACAGGGTCTTTTTCTCCCATAGCCTTTCTTGTTGTTTCAATTTGTTCCAAAATTCCATCTTTCAAACACCTAAAATGTCTTGACATAGCTTTTAAAGCCAAAGCTGAGTACACTTTTGCTGCTCCATTCCCAGCTACTGCTTCAAACGAACACACCACACTCTTCATTTGATTACTATAGTGCTTGTACCTTCTATCAACcttatacaaaatttataaataaataaatattcaaaattcaaagttatacatacataaatatataaattaatttcactTTCATTGAAAGTTACATCCAccatagaaagaaaaaaaattaactatggaacattttaaattgagttgattaatataaaaatgaaaactaacaaagttttctttaaaaaaaatattggtaaagaaaaggaaaaaagtaACATTAAAAAGGTTGAATTGTCACGAGGTGAAGACATTTATGATAAGACCCTTACTCGCTGCTTAATTAGTTCAAGAATCAAAATCTCATCAACCACTCCAACAAAAAGTTAAGAACCTTGATTTTGACTTCAAGTAAATAAATCAAGCcatagttttattaattttactctTGCGAAATGAAAGATATATTAAACTCTAGTCTTGATTAATgaagtgaaataaaaaaaaaaagtaaaaattaattttgtgtaacatatatatagatagagtTAAACTATACCTCTTCAAGCATAGAAAGGAgctttgtttttctcttttgcaATTCAACAAACTCAATAGAAGTTAAAGAATGTTTGATTGAGGAACTGCTACTACCATTGTTGTTATCCTCTTCCCAACCTTGTTTGTACTTTTGAGACTTTTGTTTTTGTACTAAACCAACATCATTTTGCTTTGTAGTTCCTAAACTACAAAACTCATTGAGAAGTTCTTGTGCAGGAGCCAAGAACTTCGAGTTTTTAAGAACAAAATGACCCGAATACATATTCGTCGTCgtcatttgttgttgttgttgatgatgattattattatgactATTCTGTCGTAGTTCGAAAGATTGTAAGCCAATAGTTGAAGGATTTGTAGAACTAAGAGAAAGTGAAAGTCCTTGACTTGGTCTTTCATTACCTTCACAAGGGAAAACACATCTTAATGAAGAATCATCAACTAATAATGATCTATTTTCTTGCCACATGTTTAGATTCTCACTACTTGTTGTCTCTGAAGTGAaatcttgttgttgttgttgatgatgatgatgatgatgatagaaaTTGTTGTTTGAAGAAGAATCATTCATGgtttttgaagatgaagaaggaacaagatgttgaagatgatgatgttTTGAAAAACCTATCATTTCCATGCCTGTTGTGAGGTTGAACATCTCCGGATCCGAAACAAAACCTTGGATTTGTGTTTGAATCGTTGGATAAATGAATCCATGTGATGATGTTTTGTTATCATCTTCACAAAGTTGTCTAGCCATgaatcaaattatataaaatccTTAATTAATTTCTAGCTACCttcacttgttttttttttcatgaatcAAAGATCCAATATCTCTCTcacacaaatataaaaaactaagaaaaaatgaaattaagaaTTTATATTATGGTGGTGTTggtattttgatttaatttttgtatggGGGATTTTGGTACTATTGATAATAATAAGGGAACATGAGGGTAGCATGAAAacgaaaataaagaagaaagaagagaTATACTTGCTCAGAAATAGAAGATGAGATAGAGGGTGATGATGACCTCCATGCTAATGCTAGCTATCATATATGAGACTATTCCCTTTTTCTTTATCTCTCTCTTAACTCTATTTCTAACAAGTGATGAGTCAATGGACCaagatttataaataaaaccaaattagTCTTCCTACataccaaaataataataataatattcagGAAATTTCCTCAATTATTTCTTACCTAGTATTAGAAAACTCTTATAATCAATAAATGTTACAAATatcaatcatttttaattattgttataatgtatattatattatatagtcaaatgaaagttgaaattagtttcaagtttaaaaataaattttctatattattttgCTGATCTATTATTTTAAGAGAAAATTAGACATgaattacatattattttgaaattaattttaagttgtaGTTACAGTTTAACTGGGTTTTTtaataatatcacatattttaattaaatgttgatataaattttttttatatcaactaTGTATCTTCATTAAACTTTgataaattcaatcaattatgCGTTACAAAttgtattaaatttataaaacattaTTTGTCATATAACATATCTAAAtctctgtaaaaaaaaaaaaacatatctaaatctaattttattcaataaaactaactttcatataattttattcaataaaactATCTTTCTCTGCAAAAATTAAAGTACATATATACAATGGATCAGCAACAACATAAAGTAATGATCGTCCTTTGCCTGATACATAAACTACGAGCCGCCACTTGAGTTGTTGTATGAGCCTCAGGATTAATTATGTTTCTTTACagttattttttcaaaaacaaataaggatTTAATTATTGCAgttaagaaatttaatttatttattttttgacacgATTTTTTactagtaataaatataaaaatgaacttatttacatgaaatttttcttttatttatttatatgtaaagAATATATTAAGATAGACGACatgtaataattcaataaaaactacagaaaatgtgattttgatttactcatatgattttttttatcaaagttttataaaaaaaaatatattgtggatattaaaattacttataCTAATAActacaaataatatattaatcaacataatattaaataatttttttatctaaatattataattaaactagtataaaatagttttattggGTGAATGCACTAAACTCCACTACCATAAACATTTTTTGATGCTAGGTGCCATATTGAAAATAAGCTTTAGGGATTATTTAATAGTTTTGCAAACAAATAGGAGTAGGAATAAGGAGATCTTTGTAGGGAACGGATCCCTAGATTGAAGTCATTCCTAAGTAAAGTGTTTTACAGGCTTTTTCAGATGGGTTTCGGTGAGAAAAGGCTCTCTTTGGGATGAGTTAGGTGGGTCCTTCTCTCTGTTCTCTTTCTGAACCATATAATAGCCCAACCAGTTCTTCATCAATCAATTAACTTATTTAACTTcctctaatatttttattttattcactaTTAAAATTCTTTATGATTTTTGTAACTTTATTATACATCAAGTAACCAATGCACGTATCATATGTTACATGCAAAAATAACCACGACTCCTAAATAATCAATTAGGATGATGGAGGAAAAGATGGAAAATAATGCTCTCATATATCTTATTAGATGTGTTGGATAATAGAGAGAACAGACAAACAAGAATATGAAGAGTATatcaaaatatctataaattgaaCAGAACAAACATGTAGGTGTTTATTTAaggtataattaattataattttaatatcttatttttactCATTCACATAAATTAATCTTTGTTTTTAATCTAGATTTCTTATCATTCACTCAAATtttcagatttaaaaaatagtgtGACAAACTTTTAATTGACATGcttatgtaaaattatttaagtgaaatttttaatatataaattttatgttagattaattaaaattgtcaaattatcaccacaaatttgataaataattgaatataaaaggattaaaagaataattgtgGATTGGTGTATGTAAAACATTCCTAAAATAAGGAGTGAGGATGAGGTGAGATATAGAGATGAGGTGGTCCTATCTTTGCACATCTAATTCTTATTAATTGGTGTATTAAAGTATTCCACCCACATCCTCCGCTCTCCATTTTGCATGGGAGGGACcgcatctttttctttttttatttttatttattcatccaTATATGCCTTTACACGCGCATGGCTTTTGCAATATAAATAATAcacttttattataaaaataaaattaaataattttatattaatggtTTATTAGAGCAATTGATTTTAATAtgtcattatctttttttaattgttcAAGATAATAATTGCATCTATTGTAAATCTATGTGACAAAACTTAGAggtattaaaaaagttatagaagtggtaaatttattaaaaatgtgtTATTCTTTTATatgtattctaatttttttgatattgtaagttaaattttttttttttaacaataattaaataagggtgttttgataaaataaaaattattaaagaatgttgaattttgaaaaaaaaaatattgtaaattaaaagataaaaaaagtgTATTTTAGGTTCGAAttctatataaattaattatg
It includes:
- the LOC101490407 gene encoding homeobox protein BEL1 homolog — translated: MARQLCEDDNKTSSHGFIYPTIQTQIQGFVSDPEMFNLTTGMEMIGFSKHHHLQHLVPSSSSKTMNDSSSNNNFYHHHHHHQQQQQDFTSETTSSENLNMWQENRSLLVDDSSLRCVFPCEGNERPSQGLSLSLSSTNPSTIGLQSFELRQNSHNNNHHQQQQQMTTTNMYSGHFVLKNSKFLAPAQELLNEFCSLGTTKQNDVGLVQKQKSQKYKQGWEEDNNNGSSSSSIKHSLTSIEFVELQKRKTKLLSMLEEVDRRYKHYSNQMKSVVCSFEAVAGNGAAKVYSALALKAMSRHFRCLKDGILEQIETTRKAMGEKDPVAPGTTKGETPRLKILDRVLRQQRAFQQINMMETHPWRPQRGLPERSVSILRAWLFEHFLHPYPSDVDKHILARQTGLSRSQVSNWFINARVRLWKPMVEEMYLEEEKEQQRKTTTSEGGNNEENINVIQNQSPTQAHEDEKPRLVRINSECVSSIINNQDHKNEANKNMNPQLANDTFGSVDIDFSSYHSSDMVAAYTTSDHNHNFHGGSGVSLTLGLQQHGGNGVSLAFPSTTQTPMFYTRDDDHIEEPVQYSLLDGDQGTNIMPYRNLMGTQLLHDLA